One segment of Ficedula albicollis isolate OC2 chromosome 2, FicAlb1.5, whole genome shotgun sequence DNA contains the following:
- the IKZF1 gene encoding DNA-binding protein Ikaros isoform X7 — METDEAQDMSQVSGKESPPTSDVPDDPDEPMPIPEDLSTSTGGQQSSKNDRILAAYFSVLRKPPSASSFPGAAYEAEGFRDFHAIIPKSFSTGNIKIETQSDEENGRACEMNGEECAEDLRMLDAAGEKMNGSHNGPGSKALSGVGGIRLPNGKLKCDICGIICIGPNVLMVHKRSHTGERPFQCNQCGASFTQKGNLLRHIKLHSGEKPFKCHLCNYACRRRDALTGHLRTHSVGKPHKCGYCGRSYKQRSSLEEHKERCHNYLQTMNLSSSIYPVIKDENNQSEMAEDLCKIGSERALVLDRLASNVAKRKSSMPQKFVGDKCLPDLPYDASLNYEKENELMQTHVIDQAINNAISYLGAESLRPLVQTPPGGSEVVPVISPMYQLHKPLGDNQIRSNLPQDSAVENLLLLSKAKSVSSERDVSPSNSCQDSTDTESNNEERSGLIYLTNHIGAHARNGISIKEENRQYDVLRAGTDNSQDAFKVISSNGEQVRVYKCEHCRVLFLDHVMYTIHMGCHGFRDPFECNMCGYHSQDRYEFSSHITRGEHRFHMG, encoded by the exons ctgcctATTTCTCTGTCCTTCGAAAGCCACCTTCTGCGTCCAGTTTCCCAGGAG CTGCATACGAGGCGGAAGGCTTTAGGGACTTTCATGCAATAATTCCCAAATCCTTTTCCA CCGGTAATATTAAAATAGAGACTCAGAGTGATGAAGAGAATGGGCGTGCCTGTGAAATGAATGGGGAAGAATGTGCAGAGGATTTACGAATGCTTGATGCCgcaggagagaaaatgaatgGCTCACACAATGGCCCAGGCAGCAAGGCTTTGTCAGGAGTTGGAGGCATTCGACTTCCTAACGGAAAGCTAAAATGTGATATCTGTGGGATAATTTGCATCGGTCCCAATGTGCTCATGGTTCACAAACGAAGCCACACTG GAGAACGCCCTTTCCAGTGCAATCAGTGTGGAGCCTCCTTTACCCAGAAGGGCAACCTCCTGCGCCACATAAAGCTGCACTCAGGTGAAAAGCCCTTCAAGTGTCACCTGTGTAACTACGCCTGCCGCCGCAGGGATGCCCTCACGGGACACCTGAGGACTCACTCAG TTGGCAAGCCCCATAAGTGTGGATACTGTGGTCGCAGTTACAAGCAGCGCAGCTCTTTGGAAGAACATAAAGAACGCTGCCATAACTACCTTCAAACCATGAATCTCTCAAGCAGCATCTATCCAG TCATAAAAGACGAAAATAACCAGAGTGAAATGGCTGAAGACCTGTGCAAGATAGGGTCAGAAAGAGCCCTCGTGCTGGATAGACTAGCAAGTAACGTCGCCAAACGTAAGAGCTCTATGCCTCAGAAATTTGTTG GTGACAAATGTTTGCCCGATCTTCCATACGATGCCAGCCTCAACTACGAGAAGGAGAACGAACTCATGCAGACACACGTGATCGACCAGGCCATCAACAATGCCATCAGTTACCTGGGGGCAGAGTCCCTGCGTCCCCTCGTCCAGACTCCTCCGGGTGGCTCTGAGGTGGTGCCTGTCATCAGCCCCATGTATCAGCTCCACAAACCTCTCGGGGACAATCAGATTCGCTCCAATCTCCCTCAGGACAGTGCAGTGGAAAACTTGTTGCTGCTTTCCAAAGCCAAGTCTGTCTCCTCTGAACGAGATGTCTCTCCCAGCAACAGCTGCCAAGACTCAACAGATACAGAGAGCAATAATGAGGAGCGCAGTGGTTTGATCTACCTGACAAACCACATAGGTGCCCATGCAAGAAATGGCATTtctataaaagaagaaaacaggcaATATGATGTCTTGAGAGCGGGTACTGACAATTCCCAGGATGCTTTCAAAGTGATCAGCAGCAATGGGGAGCAAGTAAGGGTTTACAAGTGTGAACACTGTCGAGTCCTTTTCTTGGATCATGTGATGTATACGATCCATATGGGCTGCCACGGGTTCCGTGATCCTTTTGAATGCAACATGTGTGGCTaccacagccaggacaggtaCGAATTCTCTTCCCACATAACTCGAGGAGAGCACCGTTTCCACATGGGTTAA
- the IKZF1 gene encoding DNA-binding protein Ikaros isoform X1, translated as METDEAQDMSQVSGKESPPTSDVPDDPDEPMPIPEDLSTSTGGQQSSKNDRILAAYEAEGFRDFHAIIPKSFSTGNIKIETQSDEENGRACEMNGEECAEDLRMLDAAGEKMNGSHNGPGSKALSGVGGIRLPNGKLKCDICGIICIGPNVLMVHKRSHTGERPFQCNQCGASFTQKGNLLRHIKLHSGEKPFKCHLCNYACRRRDALTGHLRTHSVGKPHKCGYCGRSYKQRSSLEEHKERCHNYLQTMNLSSSIYPVIKDENNQSEMAEDLCKIGSERALVLDRLASNVAKRKSSMPQKFVGDKCLPDLPYDASLNYEKENELMQTHVIDQAINNAISYLGAESLRPLVQTPPGGSEVVPVISPMYQLHKPLGDNQIRSNLPQDSAVENLLLLSKAKSVSSERDVSPSNSCQDSTDTESNNEERSGLIYLTNHIGAHARNGISIKEENRQYDVLRAGTDNSQDAFKVISSNGEQVRVYKCEHCRVLFLDHVMYTIHMGCHGFRDPFECNMCGYHSQDRYEFSSHITRGEHRFHMG; from the exons CTGCATACGAGGCGGAAGGCTTTAGGGACTTTCATGCAATAATTCCCAAATCCTTTTCCA CCGGTAATATTAAAATAGAGACTCAGAGTGATGAAGAGAATGGGCGTGCCTGTGAAATGAATGGGGAAGAATGTGCAGAGGATTTACGAATGCTTGATGCCgcaggagagaaaatgaatgGCTCACACAATGGCCCAGGCAGCAAGGCTTTGTCAGGAGTTGGAGGCATTCGACTTCCTAACGGAAAGCTAAAATGTGATATCTGTGGGATAATTTGCATCGGTCCCAATGTGCTCATGGTTCACAAACGAAGCCACACTG GAGAACGCCCTTTCCAGTGCAATCAGTGTGGAGCCTCCTTTACCCAGAAGGGCAACCTCCTGCGCCACATAAAGCTGCACTCAGGTGAAAAGCCCTTCAAGTGTCACCTGTGTAACTACGCCTGCCGCCGCAGGGATGCCCTCACGGGACACCTGAGGACTCACTCAG TTGGCAAGCCCCATAAGTGTGGATACTGTGGTCGCAGTTACAAGCAGCGCAGCTCTTTGGAAGAACATAAAGAACGCTGCCATAACTACCTTCAAACCATGAATCTCTCAAGCAGCATCTATCCAG TCATAAAAGACGAAAATAACCAGAGTGAAATGGCTGAAGACCTGTGCAAGATAGGGTCAGAAAGAGCCCTCGTGCTGGATAGACTAGCAAGTAACGTCGCCAAACGTAAGAGCTCTATGCCTCAGAAATTTGTTG GTGACAAATGTTTGCCCGATCTTCCATACGATGCCAGCCTCAACTACGAGAAGGAGAACGAACTCATGCAGACACACGTGATCGACCAGGCCATCAACAATGCCATCAGTTACCTGGGGGCAGAGTCCCTGCGTCCCCTCGTCCAGACTCCTCCGGGTGGCTCTGAGGTGGTGCCTGTCATCAGCCCCATGTATCAGCTCCACAAACCTCTCGGGGACAATCAGATTCGCTCCAATCTCCCTCAGGACAGTGCAGTGGAAAACTTGTTGCTGCTTTCCAAAGCCAAGTCTGTCTCCTCTGAACGAGATGTCTCTCCCAGCAACAGCTGCCAAGACTCAACAGATACAGAGAGCAATAATGAGGAGCGCAGTGGTTTGATCTACCTGACAAACCACATAGGTGCCCATGCAAGAAATGGCATTtctataaaagaagaaaacaggcaATATGATGTCTTGAGAGCGGGTACTGACAATTCCCAGGATGCTTTCAAAGTGATCAGCAGCAATGGGGAGCAAGTAAGGGTTTACAAGTGTGAACACTGTCGAGTCCTTTTCTTGGATCATGTGATGTATACGATCCATATGGGCTGCCACGGGTTCCGTGATCCTTTTGAATGCAACATGTGTGGCTaccacagccaggacaggtaCGAATTCTCTTCCCACATAACTCGAGGAGAGCACCGTTTCCACATGGGTTAA
- the IKZF1 gene encoding DNA-binding protein Ikaros isoform X2 translates to METDEAQDMSQVSGKESPPTSDVPDDPDEPMPIPEDLSTSTGGQQSSKNDRILAAYEAEGFRDFHAIIPKSFSTGNIKIETQSDEENGRACEMNGEECAEDLRMLDAAGEKMNGSHNGPGSKALSGVGGIRLPNGKLKCDICGIICIGPNVLMVHKRSHTGERPFQCNQCGASFTQKGNLLRHIKLHSGEKPFKCHLCNYACRRRDALTGHLRTHSVGKPHKCGYCGRSYKQRSSLEEHKERCHNYLQTMNLSSSIYPVIKDENNQSEMAEDLCKIGSERALVLDRLASNVAKRDKCLPDLPYDASLNYEKENELMQTHVIDQAINNAISYLGAESLRPLVQTPPGGSEVVPVISPMYQLHKPLGDNQIRSNLPQDSAVENLLLLSKAKSVSSERDVSPSNSCQDSTDTESNNEERSGLIYLTNHIGAHARNGISIKEENRQYDVLRAGTDNSQDAFKVISSNGEQVRVYKCEHCRVLFLDHVMYTIHMGCHGFRDPFECNMCGYHSQDRYEFSSHITRGEHRFHMG, encoded by the exons CTGCATACGAGGCGGAAGGCTTTAGGGACTTTCATGCAATAATTCCCAAATCCTTTTCCA CCGGTAATATTAAAATAGAGACTCAGAGTGATGAAGAGAATGGGCGTGCCTGTGAAATGAATGGGGAAGAATGTGCAGAGGATTTACGAATGCTTGATGCCgcaggagagaaaatgaatgGCTCACACAATGGCCCAGGCAGCAAGGCTTTGTCAGGAGTTGGAGGCATTCGACTTCCTAACGGAAAGCTAAAATGTGATATCTGTGGGATAATTTGCATCGGTCCCAATGTGCTCATGGTTCACAAACGAAGCCACACTG GAGAACGCCCTTTCCAGTGCAATCAGTGTGGAGCCTCCTTTACCCAGAAGGGCAACCTCCTGCGCCACATAAAGCTGCACTCAGGTGAAAAGCCCTTCAAGTGTCACCTGTGTAACTACGCCTGCCGCCGCAGGGATGCCCTCACGGGACACCTGAGGACTCACTCAG TTGGCAAGCCCCATAAGTGTGGATACTGTGGTCGCAGTTACAAGCAGCGCAGCTCTTTGGAAGAACATAAAGAACGCTGCCATAACTACCTTCAAACCATGAATCTCTCAAGCAGCATCTATCCAG TCATAAAAGACGAAAATAACCAGAGTGAAATGGCTGAAGACCTGTGCAAGATAGGGTCAGAAAGAGCCCTCGTGCTGGATAGACTAGCAAGTAACGTCGCCAAAC GTGACAAATGTTTGCCCGATCTTCCATACGATGCCAGCCTCAACTACGAGAAGGAGAACGAACTCATGCAGACACACGTGATCGACCAGGCCATCAACAATGCCATCAGTTACCTGGGGGCAGAGTCCCTGCGTCCCCTCGTCCAGACTCCTCCGGGTGGCTCTGAGGTGGTGCCTGTCATCAGCCCCATGTATCAGCTCCACAAACCTCTCGGGGACAATCAGATTCGCTCCAATCTCCCTCAGGACAGTGCAGTGGAAAACTTGTTGCTGCTTTCCAAAGCCAAGTCTGTCTCCTCTGAACGAGATGTCTCTCCCAGCAACAGCTGCCAAGACTCAACAGATACAGAGAGCAATAATGAGGAGCGCAGTGGTTTGATCTACCTGACAAACCACATAGGTGCCCATGCAAGAAATGGCATTtctataaaagaagaaaacaggcaATATGATGTCTTGAGAGCGGGTACTGACAATTCCCAGGATGCTTTCAAAGTGATCAGCAGCAATGGGGAGCAAGTAAGGGTTTACAAGTGTGAACACTGTCGAGTCCTTTTCTTGGATCATGTGATGTATACGATCCATATGGGCTGCCACGGGTTCCGTGATCCTTTTGAATGCAACATGTGTGGCTaccacagccaggacaggtaCGAATTCTCTTCCCACATAACTCGAGGAGAGCACCGTTTCCACATGGGTTAA